One genomic window of Actinoplanes lobatus includes the following:
- a CDS encoding MarR family winged helix-turn-helix transcriptional regulator, producing the protein MSEFDAARLAAVISPLRRTLLAAARAAEHLPEIPDAQIEIIRALPRGAVTTPGELADRLGLSRPAVSNLLTAMETAGLVERRPRPGNRRQVEVLATAKALNLFDRFDLASGDLVAYAAATLTAADRAALAAAVPALERLRDALTEQR; encoded by the coding sequence GTGAGTGAGTTCGACGCGGCGCGGCTCGCGGCGGTCATCTCGCCGTTGCGGCGGACACTGCTGGCGGCCGCGCGGGCCGCCGAACATCTGCCGGAGATCCCGGACGCGCAGATCGAGATCATCCGGGCGCTGCCGCGCGGCGCCGTCACCACGCCCGGCGAACTGGCCGACCGGCTCGGGCTGAGCCGTCCGGCGGTCAGCAACCTGCTCACCGCCATGGAGACCGCCGGGCTGGTGGAACGCCGCCCCCGGCCGGGGAACCGGCGGCAGGTCGAGGTCCTCGCCACCGCGAAGGCCCTCAACCTCTTCGACCGTTTCGACCTGGCCAGCGGCGATCTCGTCGCGTACGCGGCGGCCACCCTCACCGCCGCCGACCGGGCCGCGCTCGCCGCCGCCGTACCCGCACTGGAACGGCTCCGCGACGCGCTCACCGAACAGCGATAA